ATGAGGAAGTACAGGGGAGACTTAAATTAAAGCAGTGGTGTCTCCACCCTTCACGGGACGTGTTGGCCCTTTTCACCATACTCCAggttttctcccctccccccccccccccccccaaacttcAGACAAATTCTTGGACTttgccccagctccagctcaggACTGGGGAGAAACCGCAgcgctgcagggagctgcttcTGGTGTCGGGACCGCACTGCCTGCTGCTTCATCGTGGCAATGCAGCCTCTACTCCTGGGAAGCCTCCGTCGCTGCGGGCTGCTTGCTTTGCTCATCGCCTTTCTTTTTGTGCCCCGAAACAATGTCATCAATGCGGAGCAGAAGAACTGCAGTCTGCGGAAAAACACCACATCCACGTCTAACCAAGAGCCCGTCACAAAGAATAAAACACAATCCATGTAGCTTTCACAACACCAAAGCACCTGCCTTCCTTCCGAGCGCTCGCAGTTGGTTTGAAGAAGAGGAGCCTTTCAAGGTCAGATACCAAAGCACAAAAGCTCCCAGGGCTGCTGACTGGATTCCAGCACACCGCTGCCACCAAATTTCTCAGCCCTGGCTCACACAGAACCACTCGTTCTTGTGAGACAGTTAAGTTAGAGAAACAGGTAGGATGGAAAAGGGCACATCCCAGGCTCAGGCAACCCCTCCAAAACTAATACAAGCTCCCCCACGTGTTGCACCCCTTCTGCATCCCCATCATACACCTCTTGCATTAGTGAGCTGGCAAATGCCATGCTCAGGTTGCAGTGCTTCTCCAAGCATCTGAATGCCTACACAGCAACATACCCTACTCCAAAAGGACAAGCTACAGatgctcacttttttttctttttttttttttttttttaaaaaaaaagttttaacttCTCTCCTTACCTCTACTGCTGTTTTGTAGGTCTGCAATTTGACCGCTAAAGGCTCCCAGATCCCCAGGTCCTTCATATCAACTAAAGTTCCGGTCTCACCATTTACTCCCCATGTCTGGCTGCCCTCTTGGGTGTGTTTTGCCTGTAAGCAGAACAACAGGTCACTGCTAATCAAGTAGCAATTCACCTGCAAGAAACTCAAATTCATAGCCTCAAGAAAACAATAAgtagtttttttggttttttttggtttttttccaATTTTGGAATTTACACAAAAGCATATTACCAAGCACTGCTTAAAACAATTGTATCAGAAATTATACTTGGTGATTCCTTCTCTCTCATGCCACTCAATCTGACCACAAAggaagattttgattttgttcaACCTCagggttttgttattttgattTTACACTCTGGTACTTCAAACCAACCATTTAATTCAATTTTTGTGACTTCACGTTCTGGTACAAGGCTTCAGTAAAAATGTTTGCAGCCCAGCTAATGCAAGAAAAAACTAGTATTCCAATCACCTTGAGGGGATGGGTTACTCCAACCAAGGATTCCTTCACTGTAAGAGCCTACTGCAACTACTGAAGGGCTACAACCTCAACAGTCTGAGCTCTCTCTTGCCACCTCAGGAGATACTGAAAATAAAGGATCTGAGGGGCAGGACAATGAACCTCTGGGGATAACTCCCTAGTGCATGCCTTACCCTAAGCGAGGTCAGCACACGGATGGTACTAGCGCCGCAGTTCTGGATGAGTGTTCGGGGAATGACTTCCAGAGCTTGGGCTACTGCCCGGTAGGGCCACTGCTCCACACCTGTCATGCCTTTGGACTTCTCTGTCAATGCATGGGAAACCGCCATTTCAGTCGCTCCCCCTCCTGGCACCAGCTGTGGGTCAATGAGGACGTTGCGACACACCTGCATGGCATCTTGAAGGTTACGCTCTACCTCCTGTAGTAGGCacataaaaagattttttggtTGTAGAAAATGAGCACAGATCTGCTGGGCTTGTCCCTCCACCGTTTTGCCTTGTAGAGCACACAAGATTGGGTTCTGGAGTGAGAAAGAATTCCCAAAGGAACTCACAAGGAAGTAACAACTTACTGACACTAGGAAGGTGGCAGAACAGCAGGGAAAAACACGTAGTAACTTACTGCAAGGATTTCCTTGCTGGCTCCACGCAGAATGATAGTGCAAGCCTTGGGGTCTTTGCAATCCGTGATGAAGGCAAAATACTCATCCCCTATTTTTTTGACTTcaaagagcctggctccggTTCCCACATCTTCCTCTCGCAGCTCATCAGTGCGACTCACAATGCGAGCTCCGCAGGCCCTATCACACAACCAACAGTTAAGTCAGATGCTCACAAATAAGAACAGGAGAAAGAGTGAGGTAAGAATGAAAACTCAGTGCAACAGCAAGAATGAACTGTGGCAAGGAAGAGAACATTTACCTGGCAATCCTGTTGTTGTCAGTCTTCCTCACTCTGCGGATTGCTGTGATGTTGGCTCTCATCAGGTAGTGTTGGGCCAAGTCTGAAATCAGGTTTGTGCAACTTCATTGATCAAtcagcagggttttttttgtttggttgcttgtttatttttattttatttttgtttacaaaCTGTGTATCTTTAAAGTAgcaagaagggaaaggaagtaACCTAAATGTTGCATCCTAAACCaagctgcaagaaaaaaattacagtgcaGCTCTCCCTGGTCTGTTAATCTCATCCTCACTTATGTTTTGATATAGTTTCCAAAtgctggaaaagcaaaacattattCTAAGCATCCACGTTCAAAAGAATGAAATCTAATACCTGCACTTCAGACCTATTTTCTAGAGCAATGACAAAAAAACTACTATAAGGCcatattcaaaattatttttttcttattattgaACAGTGTGTTTAACGCAGTATGAACATTAAGATGAACTCAACAAAAGGAAGGATCATGAGCATTATTACCAGAAATTCCTTTTTCTGTGATGACCAGATCTGGCTTCACTCTCATAAGATCCTCGCAAATCTGCTGAATGTACTCTTCCTCCATCTGCAGGATGCGGGCAAAGTCTTCCTCCCGTGTTATTTCAATATCAGTCTGTATAGAAAGAAGTGTGAATATCTTACTGTATTCATCCCAACTCATCAGTGAGTTAACCACAGACCCTCTGACTTAAGCTACCTCAGCTCCCACAGGAAAGAGTTAGAGGGAACTGcacaattaaaaacatgaatCAGATGTTCTGACACCATGTCAGTTTAACACTAGCATTAATTAAGACAGAGATATTTGACTCTTGACATTCACATTACACAAATTACTGCAGCTACTTCACAGTGAGTTAAACATTGTAGCCTtggttattttctctttttctccagggTACTGACTGATCCCAGAATCAGCAGAATTAGGCCATACATGCAAAAGGTCTCTGAAAGGCAAGAAACATGGAGCCTTCTGCCCCTCATGCAGGTAATGAGCTATCTGGGTTTGTTCACCTCACTAGTCTTAAATCAGAAGTTGCAGACATCCCTAACAGAACGTGCTTTACCTGGCTCTCTCCCTTCTTGTACTCTAGTGAACAATCCAGAAGGACAATGCGTGGATTCTTAATAAGGCGACGCATCCTGGGATGAGTTACATCTTTATTAACCATGATTCCACGCAGAACACAAGAGTCTTCACTAAAGCCACCAGGAATCTGACAGACATAAGAAAGGGGGAACAAGATGAGTTAGTCTAGTCTACAAAAATCTGTATATCCATGCTCCTGAAACTATCCATCCCATCtactgaaaaaagaaagttcTCTTGAGCAAGTATGATTTAACTCTGGTGATAACCTGAGTTAATGGTAAGAGCACACTGACTTAGGTCAAGTGAAAAGCCATTGAAGAACTTGAGAAACTGCTTACAACCTATCACATGGCAACATGTGGATGGAAGATGGAAATTGAAATAGTTGAAGTGATCTTTTTAAGCAGTATTCTGGAACTGTTGAAATAACTGCCCCTGTTTTCACTGTACTCCAGCAAGGCCAATAGCACAAAGTAAAATATCTCCAAGGGTTATGTTTGCAGACTTcagatcaatagcacaaaattCTTCCTGCTGCATTCTAGAAACATTTAattcaaaatgagaaagaagcacacagatgtaaaaaatatatataaataattaaaaaaaaaacattcaggaCATACCTTCTCtacttttgcatatttttttatatcaaTTTCTTTTCTGCCATTTTCCTCAAACTCCACAGTCTTAACAGCATCAAGAGCAATGGTACAGGCCAAGTCAGACCAGCGGTTTATTGCTTTGGTGTTTATAGCactctttattattttaagcatCATCTCTCTGTTGTTCACATCCACTGGAGTGCTGAGAGAAAGTAAAAAGTCAATAGTAAACTAAGTATTATTCCAAACTACAACTACAAACTACAGTTCACCTCTCTCTAATTGTCGTTTTACCAACATGATTCCCTCAAGAATCATCTTTAAGCAGAAGCCCCACATCCCTTCTCTCTGACTCCCACCAGCCCACACTTACCCAATTTTCTTTAGAATACTGATCATGTCATCCAAAGCCTTCCGATAAGCCCCAATGATCACAGTTGGGTGCATCTGCTGTTCCAGGAAGTGTTCAGCAACAGAAAGCATCTCTCCAgctaaggggaaaaataaacacatacaaaTTCCCCAGATAAGTTAGCAGAACAATTGGCAGCCAAAACTTAAGGAAAATATACCAGCCAAAAGTATCTACTCTCCATGCAGAGAGCTCTAATATCATCCATACCTTCTGTTATACTTGATTGTACTAAACTGGGGGAAAGAACACAATTTTTTGAACCATGAAGCTAATCACTTAAGGGTCTAATGAACCTAGTACTCTTCATGGTCTAAAAACAACCCAACAagaaccaaccaaccaacccacCCAATTTTAGGGTTGGGAAATAACACGGATCTGTCTCAGTAATGCATACTTACTGGGATCTGATGAGCAAACAAGACAAGCTTTAGCATTAACTTTCTATAAAAGGTACATGTCTTATTTGTGCTCCTTACCAAGGATAATTACAGATGTGGTCCCATCTCCAACTTCTTCATCTTGAGTACGGCTAATCTCTATCATTGATTTTGCAGCTGGATGCTGGACTTGAATCTGTATGGATGCAAACGGTACGGTTTTGGTTCTGGAATACTAAACCTGAAGCTTCTTTCAATGGAACAAATACCTCACTTTTTAAATAATCAAAGGTATTCTGCCTGACTATAACACcggtatttcttcctttttgaggGGGAAAATAAGCATTTGTATTTCGTTGTATTGCATCCCCACAGTTTTTCAGGCATTACGTTTTTTGTGATGCTATTTCCACAACACTCACACTAGAAAAGCAACGACAATTTCTTGGTCTAATCATTTGGCGTAGTAAAATTAAGCATCTACTCAATAGGCTTTGATGCAAGCGATTATAACTAAAATTACAAGCAAATTCTTATCAGTCTTATAAAACCTCCATGAAAAATTACTATCCTGGGATCAAATGCACTTTTCTGAGGAAGAGCACTACCTAGAAGCATTTAATTCCTCTCCAATAAGCACCTTTTTCTTGgtaatgtttaatattttttggtTCTCAAGATAGAAGGCGAAATAACATAATGCCATTGGCAGCTATTTAACCAAGCTATTTAACCATATCCCAGAACATACCGACTCACAAGTTAAGCAAGACAATCCTTTAGGAGAAACTCACCTCTCTAAGGATAGCATTGCCATCATTGGTCATCACAATCCCACCCATGGGGTCCAAAAGCATCTGCAACCAAAACAGAAGCAGTATTTGTACTGACCTTTAATAAGTGCAGTGTTTctagccagcagcagcacagggatcTCAGCAAACATTCTTACCTTCATCATAGCTCTTGGTCCCAAACATGTTCGTATTATGTCAGCAATAGTCTAGGAGGAACAAACGGAATTAGGCAAAACATGAAGGCATCAAAACATCTAAAACAGCCTCAAATAAACGCATAATCTACATGAAACAAGCAGCCACTACAATGAATCTAAAGAACCTGATGATTCCGCAATTGCTTAGATGTAGCAGAAGACAGGGCTCATGTGGAAATGAGAACCCAGGGATTATTAGAGCAGCGGCATCACACTGAGTAAGTACTAAAAACAGATGCCAAAATTTAAACACTCTCAGACTTGGCAGAGAAAGAGGTTTTGATGGGTTAAACCCCTCCACATGCAGTTACATCAAACATACTGgttttaacactgaaaattcattttatatGGTCCTTCTACTCTGCttttttatacacacacacacgtgttaaaaaataataaaaaagttgaTTGACGTCAGAATATGGTACCTTAGCAGCAGTGATGTTCCCAGTCTGGACTTTTCTTCCAGACTCACGTTTCATATTTTGACCTAAagcacacagggaaaaaaaaaatagcacaaatATAACCATCGTGTAGTCTTACCAGAAAACCCAAGACTGAAATGGTGATGGTGACAATGGACTAAAACACCCTCTCAGTCACGCACACAGTTCTAAATTAAGAATTTACAATAAATATTACAGCTGGTCTAAGAAAGCATGCTCATAAAAGAGTACCAATGAAAAATAGTATTCCTGATTATAACAGAATACCTGATTAGCAACAGATTCTTCTGAAAAACTTGTACCCCTGAGATATAAACTCTTCCCCCACAAAACCAAGCAGCAGAGGTTCACAAAAACCTGGAAGACCCCCTAAATCCTAGAGGCTGCTGCACGGTACCTTGTGGTCTGCAAAGTCTGTATGACAAGAAGAACCAGGGTTTATAATTCAGTTTTGTACGTCAGTAAATCTCAGCCTTTGGTATGTTTGAGCAGGCTGTAACAGAGGCTCGCAAGCACATTGGGGGATTTGTGTTACGTATTTAGCCTGGCCGAGGAGAGGTTTACGTCAGAACTACACATAagaaacccccccccccccccccccagatttataagaaaggagaaaagcctAAAAGCAGCAACGAGAGGACGGGAAGGGAGCCTGGAGCTACGGGGCCCCGGATAACCCCGGGGACTGCGGGGTGCTGCGGCGCCTCAGCCCCGCGGCGGGGGCCACAAGGGGGGCGCCGGGCCCTGAGGGGACACAAAATGGCGGCGAGGGGGGACTGAGGGGGGACTCACTGAGAACGAGGACGGGGCGCGGGCCCatcatggcggcggcggcggcggcgggaccCGGAGCGCGGAGCCGAGGGGAAGCTTCTAGAGCGGAGCTCGCTCGCCCCGCCACCACAGCCTACCCCGagggccgccccgccgcgcccaATCGCTGCCTGCGCGGCGGGCCCGACGTCCAATCAGAAGGCGGGAGCGAGCAGGAGGCGGGGCTTGCGCCTCCCGTCCCCACCCCGCGGGGTTCTCAGAAAGTTCGGTTGAGGAGCAACCGGGCTGGCAGCGCGTTGGGAGGGGCTGGGCGGCAGTGCGCATGCGCAGGCTGCCGGGCCCGAGAGCATGGCTGGAAAATGGGTCCGACGGTCAGGGCGCATGCGCCAGGCGAAGGGGTCTATGGGATGGGCGCGCTGCCAAGGGGCATGCTGGGAGTGATAGTCTTTGAGGGGCTGGTGTCAGAATCAGAAAATCATTGAATTGGAAAAGCAATCCAACCTcgtctggtccaaccatccccctaccaccgatgtcacccactgaaccatgtccccaagcaccacgtccaacctttcctcgaacacccccagggacggtgactctaccacctccttgggcaacccgtcccaacgccTGACTGTAATAAGTGGTAGGAACCAAACCACTCTCAGAATAATCTTTATCAGAGCCAAGTTTATTAAGCAAGGATTCAAGCAGgaaaaacagcgctgggcggctgcggagtctctgctccaccaacggcacgcacctcacccccgccagcaTCCCCCTTTTATAGCCTGGTTGTTCAGGGTGTACGTGGCGTATCCTGGTATGTCCTGCGGTTGCGTgtactgttgctagggggtcgtctcagACCTCCTGGTGGTCGTGaggatgaaggccgtagtcttcctctgcGTTGCAGGTTGCGATCTTGCTGAGCAAGCACTCTCCATGTTCTGATCAGGATGGGCAGCTGGAAACTCTCCAGCTATACAGGGTTGTCACAGCCCCCACAAGCTTTCCCGCCGGTTTGATTAACAAACTTATTATACAATATTTATTACACCGACCACTCtatctgaggagaaatgtctcctcatttccaacctgaacctcccctggcacaacttgaggccattccctcttgtcctgttgaTAGTCATgtgcaagaagaggctgacccccagctccccacaccttcccttcaggcagttgcagagagcaatgagctCTGCCCCGAGCCTCCGCTTCTCTagcccaaacacccccagttccctcagccgctcctcacaggacttgtgctccaggcccttcaccagctccgtagccctgctctggacatgctccagggcctcgatgtccttctgggagTGAGGGGCACAAAACATGGTACTCAAGgcgtggcctcaccagagcagagcacagggagaCGATCACATCCCCAGTCCTGCTGGCTATACTATTCCCGAATATCCCAGCAGTCTTTATAAGTGctatttttttaactaaaagcTGCTGGTTTTTAAACGCTTTTGGGAGTGCAAGTAAACCCTCTTTCTCCAAAGGGCaagtctggggggggggagcgagATGGAgggcgggaggggggagggggcaggacTACATTTCCCAACATGCCTCGGGGGCGCTGCGAGGCGACACGTCACGGCCCGCGGGCGCTTCCgctcttttcctgctgctgagTCGGCCTTCCGCGGGCTGTGGCAAGGCGGAGAGGgtgaggggcggcggggacTCGGCGGTGTCggagggaggggagcggagcggaggaggggagcggggactgggagggctttggggagctTTGGGCCCCCCTCTGGTGCTGTTGCTGGGGtatttgggggagaaaaaaggagggggggtcTGGGTGTCCCGCAGGTAGCGGTCAGCGGCGCTCTGGCCTAGGGGGAGCAGCGGCTGGGAGCTCCCGTCGGGTCTCTGGGCCGTGTCGGGCTTGTAGGGAGATGCTGGCGTGGGTGGAAATGCGGTTGGGTTGTGTGGAGGGGACACCGCCTAGCAGAGTGAGGGGTCTGGCGCCGCAGCAGTCTCGGTACGGAGACTAAAGCTCCCGAGTTCCGTTACTGGGTGGGTGCGGAGCGGCTGCGGTCTTCTCATCCGAGCTGGGAGATACTGGGCTGCGGGAAATAAGGGCGTGCAGCTTGGAGCGGGGAGTTGTGGGGACTGAAAGGCTGCTGGAGGGTGTTGGTGCTGTTTCGGTCACTGCaagtagaagaagaaaatctgaGTCTGGAAATGAGAAGCTAGTACATTGTGAGAACAACAGAGAAATTGATGGGGTGGGGACGAAGAACCACCTCTGTTTTTTGTAAGGCAGTGCTTCAAAATGGCAATTAACTGTTAATTGACAAAATTGGTGAAACCATTAATTGACTGAAGTTCTGCTCTGAAAGTTACTGAAAGAGATTTGATGATCTGAGATCTTTCCCAGTTAATGAGCAGGAACAATACCTGCTGGGGCTTTGAGAAGGGAGAAAACTGCCACCTTTGCTGCCGTGCATGCCCGTCTAGGCCACTGCTGTGTCGTTACTCACATTCTTGGAGGAAAGTGTACAGATATTTCAGAGGCAATTGCAAAGCTCTGTGGAGCTAGGGTCATTTCTCCCTGCTCTGTGACGTCCTTTCACGATATTGCTGTGAAGTATACAGCTGCTCATGTCTTACTACTTGTGAATTGTGTTGCCTTGCTAGGTTGTGCCATTTGTGTTCTTTTTGCAGTGAAATTATCAATGACgttccattttcttttatttctagaTGAAGCTTGCAATTCTTGCTGTGTTTGCCCTGTTCTACGTGGCCCACTGTGAAGAAGGTGCCAGGCTCCTGGCCTCCAAATCTCTATTAAACAGATATGCAGTGGAGGGGAGAGACTTGACTCTGCAGTACAACATCTACAATGTTGGTTCTAGGTAGGCCTTTTCTGGGTTTCTAATACTGATCAGGAACAAATCTTGCCTTCAGGATTCATGACTGTTTCTAGGCTCCATAATGTGCTGTTATCTTTGCTCCCCCAACTGCGAGCATTCATCACACTTCTTGAAGGTTGGACCCTGgaatttgctttttccttcctgttctcTTGTCCCTGCTCTCACCTTATGGCTGCTTCAGCTCTCTGTCCAGCATGGCACAGTTACTCTCATGTCAGCTTGTGATACTCTGTTACCCATAAATACAGAATCCTTTCCTTGTCTTCGTgagctttttcatttctgcatcCCTGTCTTTTTGCAGCTTCTCAGTTTTGCCTTCCTCTTTCTGTAGTCTCTCTGTAATACACCTTGACCATGCTCCCCATCttctatttttgcctttttgtttcaaaaaatcaGTTCTGCCAACAGTAGAATCGTCAATATTGGACTGTCATTCCTCTTTGGTGCAGTCTCCAGTGAATAGAATACCAAGTCTGACTTGCTTCTCATccccctttttgttttctgttgttgaatTTTAGTGCTGCTTTAGATGTGGAGCTGTCAGATGATTCTTTCCCTCCGGAGGATTTTGGCATTGTCTCTGGGATGCTCAATGTCAAGTGGGACAGGATTGCTCCGTATCTTTTCatgttttgaaatcttttctCCAACACTCAGTTTTACCCCTAAGAATCCTGTAGTTCACTTGTCTGTCTTCAGTGTAACTGAAATGACACCATACCAGACCCTGGGCGAGGTGCTGAACGCAAACCTCTGTTCTTGAGGGTAAtgggttttgtggttttgttaccttttaaaagaagttaCTTGCAAACAGTAAAATCACCATGCAATTCATCTGGCTGGGGAAAAGGAGTTGGATGGATCAGTGTCAGATGAGTCTGCTGTCTGTAACTACAGAGGACTCTTCTTTTACCTATTTCCTTACcttctttcctttgaaatgaAACTGTTTTCCGTAACTTCCATCTCTCAGAGCAAGCAATGTGTCCCACACTGTGGTTCTGCGGCCTCTCAAAGCTGGATATTTCAATTTCACCTCTGCTACCATCACGTATCTGGCACAGGAGGGTGGACAGGTTGTGGTGAGTGGCTTGACCCTTCATAGTATCCTCACACAAACTGAACAACAGATATGCCTGATTGTGTTCTTTGAGGTGGTTGTTAGGGATGACTCATTTGCCTGTTCTCTTACACTGCACGTGCTCTGCTGCAAGATGGAAAGGTGGCAAATACTGTTCCCCCTCTGCCTTTTTCAGGTTGGTTTCACAAGCGCTCCTGGGCAAGGAGGAATCTTGGCTCAGCGTGAGTTCGACAGGAGGTTCTCCCCTCACTTTGTAAGTATTTTTCAATTGGTAATTGAATTGCAGTTACCATGCAGCCCACTGCAGTGCCAGTTTGTGGTGTGTTTGGTTTGCACTACAGTCACCTGGAAAACTCCAGCATGGATTGCAATTAATCTGTATTAGTTGTCCAGAAGACTATCACAGATCTGGAGAACAGGCTTCATCCCAGCTACCTAAAGGAGCTGGCTCTATAGGATTTGGCCTTG
This Anas platyrhynchos isolate ZD024472 breed Pekin duck chromosome 26, IASCAAS_PekinDuck_T2T, whole genome shotgun sequence DNA region includes the following protein-coding sequences:
- the CCT3 gene encoding T-complex protein 1 subunit gamma, with amino-acid sequence MMGPRPVLVLSQNMKRESGRKVQTGNITAAKTIADIIRTCLGPRAMMKMLLDPMGGIVMTNDGNAILREIQVQHPAAKSMIEISRTQDEEVGDGTTSVIILAGEMLSVAEHFLEQQMHPTVIIGAYRKALDDMISILKKIGTPVDVNNREMMLKIIKSAINTKAINRWSDLACTIALDAVKTVEFEENGRKEIDIKKYAKVEKIPGGFSEDSCVLRGIMVNKDVTHPRMRRLIKNPRIVLLDCSLEYKKGESQTDIEITREEDFARILQMEEEYIQQICEDLMRVKPDLVITEKGISDLAQHYLMRANITAIRRVRKTDNNRIARACGARIVSRTDELREEDVGTGARLFEVKKIGDEYFAFITDCKDPKACTIILRGASKEILAEVERNLQDAMQVCRNVLIDPQLVPGGGATEMAVSHALTEKSKGMTGVEQWPYRAVAQALEVIPRTLIQNCGASTIRVLTSLRAKHTQEGSQTWGVNGETGTLVDMKDLGIWEPLAVKLQTYKTAVETAVLLLRIDDIVSGHKKKGDEQSKQPAATEASQE
- the SSR2 gene encoding translocon-associated protein subunit beta — its product is MKLAILAVFALFYVAHCEEGARLLASKSLLNRYAVEGRDLTLQYNIYNVGSSAALDVELSDDSFPPEDFGIVSGMLNVKWDRIAPASNVSHTVVLRPLKAGYFNFTSATITYLAQEGGQVVVGFTSAPGQGGILAQREFDRRFSPHFLDWAAFGVMTLPSIGIPLLLWYSSKRKYDTPKTKKN